A single genomic interval of Schistocerca americana isolate TAMUIC-IGC-003095 chromosome 2, iqSchAmer2.1, whole genome shotgun sequence harbors:
- the LOC124594921 gene encoding cuticle protein 21-like — MACKLIVFVAALAVARAGYLGAPAVYAPGAPLAARAYAAPAYAAPAYAAAPAYAAYAAPALRAAPVAVAAPAIARVAAPVAVAASALRAAPVAVAAAAPAAVAAEYDPHPQYSYGYSVQDALTGDSKSQHETRDGDVVQGSYSVAEPDGSIRTVDYTADPVNGFNAVVHKEAGAHPVAPAPVAVAAPAPVAVAAPAVARVAAPVAYAAPIARAAYAAPIARAAYAAPIARAAYAAPALAYGAGLGYGYAAPIARAAYAAPTLAYGKALIH, encoded by the exons ATGGCCTGCAAG CTCATCGTCTTCGTCGCCGCCCTGGCGGTAGCCCGCGCCGGCTACCTGGGAGCTCCCGCCGTCTACGCCCCAGGCGCACCTCTGGCAGCGCGTGCGTACGCCGCCCCTGCCTACGCCGCTCCTGCCTacgccgccgcccccgcctacgCCGCCTACGCTGCCCCCGCCCTCCGTGCCGCTCCCGTGGCCGTCGCCGCCCCCGCCATCGCTAGAGTCGCCGcccccgtcgccgtcgccgcctcgGCCTTGAGGGCCGCCCCCGTTGCCgtcgccgctgccgcccccgccgccgtcgCTGCCGAGTACGACCCCCACCCCCAGTACAGCTACGGATACAGCGTGCAGGACGCCCTCACCGGTGACTCCAAGAGCCAGCACGAGACTCGTGACGGCGACGTCGTCCAGGGCAGCTACAGCGTGGCCGAGCCCGACGGTTCCATCCGCACCGTCGACTACACTGCCGACCCCGTGAACGGCTTCAACGCCGTCGTGCACAAGGAAGCCGGTGCTCACCCCGTCGCCCCCGCCCCCGTGGCCGTCGCCGCCCCCGCTCCCGTGGCCGTCGCCGCCCCCGCCGTTGCCCGCGTCGCCGCCCCCGTAGCCTACGCCGCCCCCATCGCTAGGGCTGCCTACGCCGCCCCCATTGCCAGGGCTGCTTACGCCGCCCCCATCGCCAGggccgcctacgccgcccccgctctGGCCTACGGAGCCGGTCTGGGCTACGGCTACGCCGCCCCCATCGCTAGGGCCGCTTACGCTGCCCCCACCCTCGCCTACGGCAAGGCCCTCATCCACTAA